tatctctaATACCCTCtaatgttaatttttttgctTTTCTTGATAATGGATGTAAAACTTTAGCAACCTTTTGTGGTGCCttctttttatcttttttattcattttttaaatttgggtgtgaaaaaaaaaaaaaaaaaaaaaaaaaaattttcgttcgtttttcttaatttttttaaaagtttttttttttatttttttttttttttattttaaatttaatttttttttttttttttttttattggtatcatttatttatttattttttttttttttttaaaaaaacaaatttaatttttaaaataaaaaatgaaataattttgaatagattttatattttttattcccTAATCTAAACTGATcataaatgtaaaaataaatgtgaTCATCTTTGatagaattttttttctttttcaattttttttttttaatttcattttttttttttttttttttttaatttaattttattttcattggattaccttttttttttttcatcataaaataaaaatagaattataaataatggtaacaattgttataataaaatatttgtaaaaattttaaatgaaaatattattaaattattattatttttattatttttattttatataaaatttctCAGTTTCAATTTGGAAAGAAAATTACAGGTGCACATGAAGATGGTATTTGGTGTGTAAAATGGCAAGGTGATATTATTGCCACAGGTGGTATGGGTACAAAAGTTAAAACATGGCATGGAAATCAACCACAATTCCTTACAGAAAGAAAAGTATTTGATAAACATATATTAGGTGTAACTTCATTAGATATAGATATTGGTGCAAGATGTAAGTgtgtttaataataataataataataataataataataatattcacaACAATAAcagtaacaacaacaatatcaatagcattcaaaaaataaataaatactaatggattccatttttaatatattagaTCTTGCAACAGGTGGTATGGATGGTACAGTTCGTTTATTTGATCTTAGTACAAATACACTTCATAAAACTATTGATTCCGGTCCATGTAGGTAGAaacacaaataaataaaaataaaaataaaatatattattaactattttattttatttatttatttataattatttttttcagtGGGATGTTTAAAGATTGGATTTTTAAATAGTGCAAATAATTTAGTTAGTGTTTCAGAATCTGGAAATATTTCAATATACTCTGTAGAAACTGGTGAAAAATTAagatcaatttcaaatacaaataaacaaGTTTTAACAATGGCAATCGTAtgtattataattaattattaataataataataataataataataataataataataataataataataataataataataataataataataataataataataataataataataataataataataataataataataataataataataataataataataataatgattggttttattgttattaatgcTTATAAAAATATGTATAGAGTCCAAATAATGAACAAATTGCAGTAGCAGGATTAGATGGTACAGTATTATGTTATGATGTTGAAAGTGGAAGAAGAGTTTCAGAGATTAAAGCACATGGTGTTCCAATTCGTTCACTTTGTTTTTCATCAGattcaaaaacaatatttacaGGTGCAGAAGATTCACAAATTAGATTACATGATCCAAATAGTTCAAATCCATATATTGCATCATTATTAGGTCAttcttcttttattttttcattggtTGCTTCTTCTAATGGTGATTTATTAGCAAGTTCTGGGTAaacatactttttttttttattatttttttttttttttaaatttattattaatttttttattattttttttatatttagatCGATTGATAGAAAAGTTTGCATTTGGGATATTAAAACAAGAAAATTAGATAGTAGTTTTACAGCTCATGCTGATCAAACTTGGGATTTAGCTTTTTCGCCAGATAGTACAAAATTAGTTAGTGTATCTGATGATTGTTCAATTCATTCTTATgctttaaaacaataaataaatggaaaaacaaaaaaaaaaaaacaaaaaaaacagaaaaattaaaatgattttggattatttttaagaataggaaaaaattaatggttgtggttatttatcttttttatttgtaatttctAATACAATACAGAAAATTGAAATGGTTATGGACACTCTGCGAATCCACAAAGAAAAGTTAGAcaatgattgttgttgttcttgttgttcttgttgttgctgttcaACAATCTGAGTATTCTCTGTTGTGGTTGAATTACAATTAACATCttgaattggttgttgtggttgttgttgttgtttttgtttttgtttttgtttttgtttttgtttttgctgtggttgttgttgttgttgttgttgttgttgttgttgttgttgttcaattAGAGTATATTCTCCAGTGGTTGGAAgaaaatcaacatcatcatatATTATTTGTTCACCATCGATCATTGTTTCTA
This region of Dictyostelium discoideum AX4 chromosome 3 chromosome, whole genome shotgun sequence genomic DNA includes:
- the wdr61 gene encoding WD40 repeat-containing protein is translated as MFQFGKKITGAHEDGIWCVKWQGDIIATGGMGTKVKTWHGNQPQFLTERKVFDKHILGVTSLDIDIGARYLATGGMDGTVRLFDLSTNTLHKTIDSGPLGCLKIGFLNSANNLVSVSESGNISIYSVETGEKLRSISNTNKQVLTMAISPNNEQIAVAGLDGTVLCYDVESGRRVSEIKAHGVPIRSLCFSSDSKTIFTGAEDSQIRLHDPNSSNPYIASLLGHSSFIFSLVASSNGDLLASSGSIDRKVCIWDIKTRKLDSSFTAHADQTWDLAFSPDSTKLVSVSDDCSIHSYALKQ